In the Panthera uncia isolate 11264 unplaced genomic scaffold, Puncia_PCG_1.0 HiC_scaffold_731, whole genome shotgun sequence genome, one interval contains:
- the LOC125918389 gene encoding ATP-binding cassette sub-family A member 13-like — VFHSLEQVQLSLEETSYWKAFEGFIRKTCELVRYVNAPESVQNGLSAFSEESPCYEENMDWEIITDNYFDFLSNLLKSPAASVARILNSSKELLLMEKRLHSPEDEQMHFFLSLVGFLEKLLPNPFDSPRVPKSRDRPSPTEILLNTSHLWVNHSRSLERDPSALDTQKLLELGKAVIARAQALERLWTEKESNDILRFMELVLSEMNPKLLELWTDGISKGERDKLETLTTGLNFSVPEDERVLSKSFNFSQLFHSDWPPLPSVKMDFVPLCETVLSSLYEFGFLRQGQVSEALDVVCALRNLSERFSVFPEPEKQEVAKILTQLYLSVFQDKDSALLLQIYSSWFQSMSEFLSIQGTDSLLPSLAQISKHILDIIKQFHFQNISESFAFLYETTGVLEGISEGSYCQQLLSFFNYLELQAQSLVSTQGPELEVIHATLTGLKQLLVANEDFRISFFQYMSQFFNGSVEALLGNECFALDSKNVSSVNYSTHRGSSFILPWAQILSNLSANGSVFNELMAVRCTVSWLQMWTDIWGSISQIFKFGVNIFTPLHDGLTQLLDELEGDVKVSKSCQRMFPTHHPARLILNLFKNVTQADGFHDWDEFLSLRDLWVVVGDALVSVKSLNPDQVEKSLFTMETALSQLKTFPLNTNASREFLYSLLDVFMELSDTSEYIDRDVQLLNHFLSNNLTNHGVKFESVINELRETMLLLRNVSRDQDLLSCANIFQNVTEFILEDGLLHVNISQRTLHILAVLNSTFSSEDTISRRKGCVAWVDIMNHLYMMYNSSVSQGYPRGIWKSFRDVENKINSTLKLVTGMLNIKDSHCSFNTSDPDCVNTVLKNVTDFLNVILTEVFEEEKVPKLEILLTLLNDSTDQVRMIINNLTRDFDFVPQSHWKRFTGFVLRPIEMSDDLPSQFKNLWLHLVALGKEVQKLMKAISTHILESDSSSTSEKLFNIFATSLKEKDVNSLGNSLYQLASYLAFNFSYDLQHPPQMSPHKITKAVGLGIQLMRDVFNSLTPSVLHNIPRDAGNSQVFKKVTSLLRTLKKPDIDLLVDQLVQMSEALTDFFKNVSRLGPGRLGANLLVGLLEKFVDSSHSWNVNHLLKLSRLFPKDDVNAVVDAYYVLPHAVKLLQRGVDKNITEILEDVYKFTVLHGISISNITKEDFAIVIKTLLDMVELISDKPAILSEALTCLPVVWCWNHTTSGSRQDPKVEACKSHELTSSSFYSKVARVLDLLHLSPVGGGLQCSDEGSQEEISRTMVCVIHELVDWTSIFLELSEVFHVQTSLVKTMREFWHKVLPFVPSSGNQSNSGISELCPSGPLKQVASQIIATLKSVSFTKVAPDEKILDTLANLSKILNINEGTEASVQNKISLNLERIMKLLSGDRHLENGAHSVDSPFVMFLDANVTDSGLEAPPSFTKTSDATYNSSYFEELWLEVEQIMTELSHDFPIRHLLSEINKEIQMISSETVQNITLQLARVFESLGSLSLKTSEIIEDFLLGMKNWLHKRANKDDSRMIKTLFLLTASENATDDTALWIKDFATFLGFLKAISREGDLDVAHLTQLLSQEQLTNLSLVQFLFESVLINSISKLAGSSLEAASNSSDTDLQITNFINLTLNQTPSGNGAGIILPPRSAVDFMEQLLQTFFSFLLEENSENRLSLLLKAFHKDIAAEMSFVPKDKILEILSLDQFLTILKDDRLMSIFSSLKDAIHHLIQRPFILDNGQFHFDIHQGLKFMRDLFSALPRETSGTNKSEDNLEFLMVVSHLLRHGNSSEDLFQLNHDLRSALQLVRETSTELARLMDVLAHSPHRGFHNVYPALREVILANLTGLLSFINNSFPLRNRTTLEMTKRFLGVLSRAGGESGAPEPLLEMTDTVTLLVRDIADMRDLASLVNSTVELVRLAQKVSRKVATIFETHLISSANDTMKFFDSLYSVLQQSVRNAVNEITTLKNVDRFLSEKINNLLTPFLDLAFGMTGVTRNISQDSDIVNTSSSTFSHVNQSKDFSDISEEIAEFLTSVKINLGAMELLLVAFNNATQIFSMDSVNLWEEILDCFVPISSIINQIDFLHPRPLPTHCCPQGTKWERTQEVILFLDEMLSRDSTEIGTYLRMVIDLTLEALWSNLEKDNRSVFNLLLTLVQHPDDLLKAIETAGEVSGGTGDLSEALFSNASLIPNVTRQQLEQSVQIVLRRIALLRKEFPLNNSQWVDSTRTLFQPIFESFINAATGKNTTSGKEESIEEVMADFPYILKPLSSFEKYLKELIALMECWQEVPLMDQR; from the exons CTTTCTCTGAGGAATCTCCTTGTTACGAAGAAAACATGGACTGGGAAATCATCACTGataattattttgactttttgagTAACTTACTCAAGTCTCCAGCTGCTTCCGTAGCCAG GATCTTGAATTCCTCCAAGGAACTTCTCCTGATGGAAAAGAGATTGCACTCCCCGGAGGACGAGcaaatgcacttttttttatCGCTGGTGGGATTTCTGGAGAAATTATTGCCTAATCCTTTCGACTCGCCCCGGGTTCCCAAATCCCGTGACCGCCCATCTCCCACCGAGATTCTTCTGAACACAAGCCATTTGTGGGTAAATCATTCAAGAAGTTTAGAGAGAGACCCATCTGCTCTTGATACTCAGAAACTTCTGGAACTTGGCAAAGCAGTGATCGCAAGAGCACAAGCTCTTGAACGTCTCTGGACAGAGAAGGAATCAAATGATATTTTGAGATTTATGGAATTAGTACTTTCTGAAATGAATCCCAAGCTCCTGGAGTTGTGGACGGATGGCatttcaaaaggagaaagagacaaactgGAGACCTTGACTACAGGTCTTAACTTTTCTGTTCCAGAAGACGAGAGGGTCCTTAGCAAAAGCTTTAACTTTTCTCAGTTGTTCCATTCAGATTGGCCTCCATTACCATCTGTGAAAATGGACTTTGTACCTTTATGTGAAACGGTCCTAAGCAGCCTCTATGAATTCGGATTTCTGAGGCAGGGCCAAGTCTCCGAGGCTCTGGACGTAGTCTGCGCTTTACGGAACCTGTCTGAgcgtttctcagtctttcctgaaCCCGAAAAACAAGAAGTTGCTAAAATCTTGACTCAGCTCTATCTCAGCGTCTTCCAGGACAAAGATTCAGCTTTGCTTCTGCAGATTTATTCTTCCTGGTTCCAATCCATGTCTGAATTCTTGAGCATTCAGGGCACAGACTCTTTGCTACCCTCCCTTGCACAAATCTCAAAACACATTTTGGATATCATAAAGCAATTTCATTTCCAGAACATCAGtgaatcatttgcatttttatatgagACAACAGGGGTTCTCGAGGGAATTTCAGAGGGATCTTATTGTCAGcagttgctttcattttttaactaCTTGGAACTTCAGGCCCAATCCCTGGTGTCTACACAGGGCCCCGAATTGGAAGTGATTCATGCTACGTTGACAGGTCTCAAACAGCTGCTCGTGGCCAATGAGGATTTccgtatttctttctttcagtacaTGAGCCAGTTCTTCAACGGATCAGTAGAAGCCCTTTTGGGTAATGAATGCTTTGCTTTGGATAGTAAAAACGTTTCTTCCGTGAATTATTCAACACACAGAGGGTCTTCATTTATTCTTCCGTGGGCACAAATTCTTTCCAACCTGTCCGCGAATGGCAGTGTGTTCAATGAGTTAATGGCTGTTCGCTGCACCGTCTCGTGGCTCCAAATGTGGACTGATATCTGGGGAAGCATATCTCAGATATTCAAGTTTGGTGTGAATATTTTCACTCCTCTTCACGATGGCCTCACTCAGCTTCTGGATGAATTGGAAGGTGATGTGAAAGTTTCTAAAAGCTGCCAACGAATGTTTCCTACCCACCACCCCGCCAGACTCAtactgaatttgtttaaaaatgtaacccAAGCTGATGGCTTTCATGATTGGGATGAGTTTTTGAGTCTCAGGGATCTTTGGGTAGTAGTGGGTGATGCCTTAGTTAGTGTAAAGTCACTTAACCCCGACCAAGTAGAGAAATCCCTTTTCACCATGGAGACTGCCCTGAGTCAGCTAAAGACATTTCCATTAAACACAAATGCCAGCAGAGAGTTTTTATATTCTCTGCTTGACGTTTTCATGGAGTTAAGCGATACCTCAGAATACATCGACAGAGACGTACAATTGTTAAATCACTTTCTTTCAAATAACCTCACAAATCATGGAGTGAAGTTTGAAAGTGTCATCAACGAGCTAAGAGAAACAATGTTATTGCTTAGAAATGTGTCACGTGACCAAGATTTATTGTCCTGtgccaatattttccaaaatgttaccGAGTTTATTTTGGAAGATGGCTTATTACATGTAAATATCTCACAGAGGACATTACATATTCTGGCCGtgttaaattccacattttcCTCCGAGGACACAATCAGCAGACGGAAGGGGTGTGTTGCATGGGTAGATATCATGAACCATCTGTACATGATGTATAACTCCAGTGTTTCACAAGGTTATCCTCGGGGTATTTGGAAGAGTTTCAGAGATGTAGAGAACAAAATTAACTCTACATTGAAGCTTGTTACTGGGATGCTGAATATAAAGGACTCTCATTGTTCGTTCAACACGTCAGATCCAGATTGCGTGAATACTGTATTgaaaaatgtaactgatttccTAAATGTGATACTCACTGAAGTCTTTGAAGAGGAAAAGGTACCTAAATTAGAGAttttattaactcttttaaaTGATTCCACAGACCAAGTAAGGATGATTATCAACAACTTGACAAGAGACTTTGATTTTGTACCTCAATCCCACTGGAAACGTTTTACTGGATTCGTTCTAAGACCCATAGAAATGTCAGATGACTTACCTAgtcaatttaaaaatctttggctGCATTTAGTAGCTCTGGGGAAGGAAGTTCAGAAACTTATGAAGGCTATCTCCACTCACATCCTAGAAAGTGACTCCTCTTCTACATCTGAGAAGCTTTTCAACATATTTGCTACCAGTCTAAAAGAAAAGGATGTCAACAGCTTGGGCAATTCATTATATCAGTTAGCCAGTTACCTTGCCTTCAACTTCTCTTATGATCTCCAACATCCACCACAAATGAGTCCGCACAAAATCACGAAAGCTGTAGGACTTGGTATCCAACTGATGAGGGATGTGTTCAACTCCCTGACACCCTCAGTTCTTCACAACATTCCACGAGATGCAGGTAATAGTCAAGTGTTCAAGAAGGTAACTTCTCTCCTGCGTACCCTCAAGAAGCCAGACATAGACCTACTGGTCGACCAACTTGTACAAATGAGCGAAGCGCTAACGGATTTCTTTAAGAACGTCAGTAGATTGGGTCCTGGCCGTTTGGGGGCGAACCTGCTTGTTGGCTTGCTGGAAAAATTTGTGGACAGCTCACATTCTTGGAATGTCAATCACCTGCTCAAGCTCTCACGCCTGTTCCCGAAGGATGACGTTAACGCGGTGGTAGATGCCTACTACGTGCTTCCTCATGCTGTGAAGCTCCTGCAGAGAGGAGTTGACAAAAACATCACAGAAATCCTCGAGGATGTCTACAAGTTCACTGTCCTTCATGGCATCAGCATCTCAAATATCACCAAGGAAGACTTTGCTATTGTGATAAAAACTCTTTTGGACATGGTGGAGTTGATATCAGATAAACCAGCAATTCTTTCCGAGGCTTTAACATGCCTTCCTGTGGTTTGGTGCTGGAATCACACGACTTCTGGATCGAGGCAAGATCCCAAGGTAGAAGCCTGTAAATCCCACGAGCTCACGTCTTCTTCCTTTTATAGCAAAGTGGCCAGAGTACTCGACCTGCTCCACCTCTCTCCCGTGGGCGGAGGTTTACAATGTTCGGATGAAGGCTCACAGGAGGAGATTTCTAGGACGATGGTCTGTGTCATTCATGAACTAGTGGACTGGACTTCCATTTTTCTAGAGCTGTCCGAAGTCTTCCACGTTCAAACTTCACTTGTAAAAACCATGCGAGAATTTTGGCATAAAGTGTTACCGTTTGTCCCGTCTTCTGGAAATCAAAGCAACAGTGGCATCTCTGAACTTTGTCCCAGCGGCCCCCTAAAGCAAGTTGCTTCTCAGATCATAGCAACACTGAAAAGTGTTAGCTTTACAAAAGTTGCACCAGATGAAAAGATTCTTGATACACTAGCCAATTTAAGCAAGATCCTCAACATTAACGAAGGCACAGAGGCATCTGTTCAAAATAAGATTTCCTTAAATTTGGAAAGGATCATGAAATTGCTTTCTGGGGATCGGCACCTAGAAAATGGTGCCCATTCTGTAGACTCTCCATTTGTGATGTTTCTGGATGCTAACGTGACGGACAGTGGTTTAGAAGCACCACCAAGCTTTACTAAAACAAGTGACGCGACTTATAACTCTTCTTACTTTGAGGAACTGTGGCTTGAGGTTGAACAAATCATGACAGAGCTAAGCCACGACTTTCCTATCAGACACCTGCTTTCtgaaattaacaaagaaattcaaatgatCAGTTCAGAGACTGTTCAAAACATAACTTTGCAACTTGCTCGTGTGTTTGAAAGCCTGGGGTCCTTGTCACTGAAGACATCAGAAATCATTGAAGATTTTCTATTGGGCATGAAAAACTGGCTCCATAAACGTGCGAACAAAGATGACTCCAGAATGATTAAGACATTATTTCTTCTGACAGCCAGTGAGAATGCAACTGATGATACAGCTCTGTGGATCAAAGATTTTGCTACCTTTTTGGGTTTTCTCAAAGCCATTTCTAGGGAAGGTGACCTCGATGTTGCCCATTTGACACAACTGCTAAGCCAAGAGCAGCTAACTAATTTGTCGCTCGTTCAATTCCTTTTTGAAAGTGTCCTAATTAATTCAATCAGTAAGTTAGCTGGGAGTTCTCTGGAGGCAGCCTCAAATTCGAGTGATACTGACCTTCAGATAACGAATTTCATTAACCTCACCTTGAACCAGACTCCTTCAGGAAATGGTGCAGGCATAATCCTCCCTCCACGAAGTGCAGTGGATTTCATGGAACAGCTTTTGCAAACGTTCTTCTCGTTTTTACTGGAGGAAAATTCTGAGAACAGACTATCTCTTCTGCTGAAGGCCTTCCACAAAGACATCGCTGCAGAGATGAG cTTTGTCCCAAAggataaaattctagaaattctGTCACTGGATCAATTTCTTACCATCTTGAAAGACGACAGACTGATGAGCATTTTCTCAAGTTTAAAGGACGCTATACATCATCTCATCCAAAGGCCGTTTATTTTAGACAATGGACAATTTCATTTTGATATTCATCAAGGACTGAAGTTCATGAGAGATTTATTTAGTGCTCTTCCAAGGGAAACCTCGGGGACAAACAAGTCGGAAGATAATTTGGAGTTTCTTATGGTTGTGAGTCACTTGCTCCGCCACGGGAACAGTTCTGAAGACCTCTTCCAACTCAATCACGATCTCAGGTCAGCCCTTCAGCTTGTGAGAGAAACTTCCACAGAGCTAGCACGGCTCATGGACGTGCTCGCCCACTCTCCTCACAGGGGCTTCCATAACGTGTATCCCGCACTCCGAGAAGTCATACTTGCTAATCTCACTGGTCTGCTTTCCTTTATCAATAATTCATTCCCTCTAAGGAACAGGACAACGTTAGAAATGACCAAGAGATTCCTTGGTGTTCTCTCAAGAGCTGGTGGAGAAAGTGGTGCCCCGGAGCCCCTGTTGGAAATGACTGACACCGTGACCTTGCTGGTGAGGGACATTGCCGACATGAGAGATCTTGCCTCCTTGGTGAACTCCACCGTGGAACTGGTCAGGCTAGCCCAGAAGGTTTCCAGGAAGGTGGCCACTATTTTTGAAACCCATCTCATCTCTAGTGCCAATGACACCATGAAATTCTTTGACAGTCTCTATTCTGTTTTGCAACAAAGTGTTCGAAATGCTGTGAATGAaataaccactttgaaaaacgTAGACCGTTTCCtatctgaaaagataaacaactTGTTGACGCCGTTTCTTGACTTGGCTTTTGGGATGACTGGGGTCACACGTAATATTTCACAAGACTCTGATATTGTCAACACGTCATCTAGCACATTCTCTCATGTGAACCAGTCCAAGGACTTTTCTGATATTTCGGAAGAAATTGCTGAATTTTTAACTTCCGTGAAAATCAATTTGGGGGCTATGGAGCTTCTTCTGGTAGCTTTTAATAACGCAACTCAAATATTCAGTATGGATTCTGTCAACCTATGGGAAGAAATTTTGGATTGCTTCGTTCCTATAAGTAGTATCATCAACCAGATAGACTTCTTGCACCCTCGTCCACTCCCCACTCATTGTTGCCCTCAAGGTACTAAATGGGAAAGAACCCAGGAAGTGATCCTGTTTTTGGATGAAATGCTATCACGAGACAGCACGGAAATAGGGACGTACTTGAGAATGGTGATTGATCTCACCTTGGAAGCTCTTTGGAGTAACTTAGAGAAGGATAACAGGTCTGTCTTTAATCTGTTGCTGACATTGGTTCAACATCCAGATGACCTTCTGAAAGCCATAGAGACAGCTGGGGAGGTCTCTGGTGGAACAGGTGATCTGAGCGAAGCTTTGTTTTCCAACGCATCTCTGATTCCGAATGTAACTCGTCAACAACTCGAGCAATCAGTCCAGATCGTGTTAAGGAGAATAGCTCTCTTGAGAAAAGAATTTCCCCTGAACAACTCTCAGTGGGTAGACTCCACGAGAACATTGTTCCAGCCCATCTTTGAGAGTTTTATTAATGCAGCCACTGGAAAGAATACCACATCGGGGAAAGAAGAGAGCATCGAGGAGGTGATGGCTGATTTTCCTTACATCCTCAAACCGCTATCAAGTTTCGAGAAGTACCTGAAGGAACTAATTGCATTGATGGAGTGCTGGCAAGAGGTCCCACTGATGGATCAAAGGTAA